ATTGGGCATCAGGCCAGATCAGTTCTGAACAGTATAATACATAAAGTATTCACAACAGAGctccatttgcataattcgtgTGAGACAGATATTAGCTAAAACAGATATGTAGCTTGTAACCATATTTATCAAAAAAATCACTGACCATATTGATTGTATCATTAGGAGTCGTGCCAGGAATGGAATACATGACTTTAGAAACCAATTGGTTTTATGTTTCTGACAGTAACAGTTTGTGGTTATTGTTGGTCGCCCTGCCTGTGATCTGTACCCTAGATGGAGAAATATAGGAGAAATAGGACAATATATTAGAAAGCAGGACAATACAGGAGATTAAGGACAGTATATTAGGAAGCAGGACAATATAGGGGGAAGCAGAACAATATAGGAAAAATCATGGACATTTCGGTAAACTGAGGAGTATATATGAGAAAGCAATAAAATTTCAACAAGGCATTCTTCTTCCTTTCGTAAAAACTTTTAATATAGAGCCTCTGAGGTCTCTGTGTTCTCTTCCTTGACTCTGACCTCTCCTCGGCACGTACAATGAAACCGTATGCACTAATGTTATTTACAGCTCACGCTGCTGACCCAAACATTGCATCAGGAAGAGCTGCGTTTCAGTCTAGTGTTGACTCCATGGGATCCCCCGGTCTAGCTGTCGACGGAAACAGAAGTCCCCAAAGGGCAAGCAGGTTTTGCACAAAAACATCTCAAGAAGACGACCCATATTGGTATGTTGATTTGGGATATTCGGTCACTGTCGACCACGTCACCATCGTCAACCGTCAAGACTCTTTGATTGAGAAGATCACGCCCTTCGACCTCCACGTTGGGGACAGCACTGACGTGACTAGGAACCCGATGTGCGGCGGGCATCATCGCTTCTGCCTGACAGATACCGAGCATGTTGTCCGCTGCGGCGGGATGAGCGGCAGGTACGTGGGCATCAGACTCCCGGGGAAGAAGCGAACCCTATCGCTGTGCGAAGTGGAGGTTTATGCAGGTGGGTAAGGCAGATTTAGACAAATATTGTAATGATGAAAGCAATCATTTGGACAGCGTAACCGTTGGATTTGTTCCAAGTTTTTCCTCACTATTATATCACAGTCTTCTTAACTGAAGGCCTGAATGCTCATCTAGAGCTATAGCTTTAAATCCTTTGAACTGATCATAGTTGTACTCAAGCATGTTTTTCATTACCCCTGTGTGTTGTTATTAACGTTGTCctattttattttcttacagctACAAATATAGCTTGGGGAAAACCAACTGTTCAGTCAGACGTCGCATTTAACGGGGTTGCCTCCCGAGCGACTGACGGTTGTAGGGACCCGGACTGGAATAGCGCGTGCTGCACGTCCACTCCGGCGCAGTCGAACCCTTGGTTGCGAGTAGACCTTGGTACCGAAGTCAGTGTCCGGTGGGTGGTCATCATCAACCGCCAGGACAGGACAGGAAGGCGACTTAACCGCTTCGAGCTCTACATTGGAAACGAAGAACGCGTAAAACGGAACCAACCCTGCGGCAGTGTTATTTACATCCCCACTAATAAGAATAAGATTGCCACCAACTGTAACGGGCAAAGAGGGCGATATGTGGGGATCTTTCTGCCTGGCAACAGCCGTACCTTGTCACTCTGTGAAGTTGAAGTTTATGAAGGTGTGtttgtaaacatttcttttcatcttttatgttttctttaatCATTATGACCCTTTAAAGGTCAAatgaaagagagagggagagaggaaggagacagacagacagacattaaCATTCTAATTTTTCAGGTACGGTGACCAGAAAGAGGACCTCTGAAGTGCGTGGTACCGAGGGCCAGGATTGTGGAGAACATCAGGTTAGTATGTACAGTAGTGCGgcagtaactacatgtagataaagcaGATTTACATCTCACTAGTACTAAGCTTGCTGTTTGGGGCCTGTTAGTAATGTTcaatttattgtttgtttttttgcttgtttttgatAATGCTGGTAAGCTCTGTTCTCTACAATTTGTTAAGCATTTCCTATTGCATTCAATTCCATGCTTGTGCATTGCCATTTCCAAACAATCCCTTGCAATCCAGTGTTTAACATGCACATACAAACGTATTGCTATGTCCAACAGGCAGGAGACACCTGGTTATCTGATGACGGTGAAGAGAACTGCATCTGTGAGATGAATCAAACAGTGTGCTACGAGGTGATATGTGGAGAGGAGGGACAAGACAAGCCATTCCAGGGAAAAGGCGGACTGTGGACCTGTCCGGAGCCGGCAGCTGAGGAAGAGGAATCCGGTAAACAAAGTTTAGCTATCGATCTGAAAACTATTGGAAATAGTCAATAGATGACTACATCTCAGATGCCTACAAAATGCAGACCTCCGTCACTAACCACCATAGCTGTAGTTAAGCACAGATAATAGTGTAAGTGGAAAAACGAGGTTAGGATAATAGTAGTTCACAGTTCCTAGagtgtcaaaggtgaagtttATAAAGGTAGGtttgtaaacatttcttttcagtttttctGCTTTCTGCAATCATTGTGACCATTACTAAGGTTAGTTGAAAGAAAGTGAggaagaaacaaacagacagacagacatcaaAATTCTAATTTTTCAGGTACGGTTACCGGAAAGAGGACCTCTGAAGTGCGTGGTACCGAGGGCCAGGATTGTGGAGAACATCAGGTTAGTGTGTACAGTAGCGCGgcagtaactacatgtagataaatcCGATTCACATCACACTAGTACTAAGCTTGCTGTTTGGGGCCTGCTAGTAATGTTcaatttattgtttgtttatttgcttgtttttgatAATGCTGGTGAGCTATGTTCTCTACAAGTTGTTAAGCCTTTTCTATTGCATTCAATTCCATGCTTGTGCATTGCCATTTCCAAACAACCCTTGCAATCCAGTGTTTAACGTGCACATATAAACGTATTGCTATGTCCAACAGCAAGGAGACACCTGGTTATCTGATGACGGTGAAGAGAACTGCATCTGTGAGATGAATCAAACAGTGTGCTACGAGGTGATATGTGGAGAGAGTGGTGAAGACAAGCCATTCCTGGGAAAAGACGGACTGTGGACCTGTCCGGAGCCGGCCGCTGAGGAAGAGGAATCCGGTAAACAAGGTTTAGCTACGGATCTGAAAACAATaggaaaatgttttaaattgtTATGATACCTGTTCAAAATATTAAgtacaatcatatttttttttgatAGATGTGAAAGTGTGAGTTTCTGTTTAAAACCAAAATGCATGCTTACATTTTCGTCATATTACTGTTTATCATTGAGAGTGTATGAGGTATAATTCCGCGAGGTTATATCACTTACACATCAGGGAAATGTAGTATCGCGTGAAGAGCTACCACAGGAAAGTTGGAGCCAAAAGGAGTACATAAGTTTTATTTAAAGCAATGTTAACTCTGTTGGATCTGGTTGTTACCaattgatgttttattttgcaggcTAAATTCCAAGCTGATAAGAGCCAGCACTGTTCATCACTTGAAGCGCTCAGCAACTGATGGAACTTTCCAATGAGAGTCAACCTGGTGTGCCTTACGAGGGTAGTTTAATTAGGATTTCGCCTGCCTCCTTCTGGTTATTGTAGAAGACCTAAATTTCAAACGTACAGATATCCATAAAATGCCATACACTTATTCTTATTTTGGAACTTCCGAAAGTTTCTATCAGGGTCCCCAATATACGAGGTGCGTAAAATGTGCTTTTAAAGACTAATTTCACCATGACCAACAGCAATTAAAGTTTTGCACACTTATTACCTAATGATATGCAACAAGTGTCGTTATCTTATATGTCgaatacatcaaacaataaCCAGAAGTTATAGGCCAGGAGAATTTTTATTGAAAAGCTTTATACCTATCATTTACTTTTTCCGAATAACTCTCTAGTCCCTTTTTCCTGCACTATATGGACGCTATTTGCAACAGCTAGTTTTCTGTGACCTACGTCAAATCTACGTTGTCTCAACAGATACTTGCCGTCTTTCATCCCTCCTCTATCAAGTATCGTAATGGTGATCTTTTTTATCTTCTTAACTTAAC
This genomic stretch from Branchiostoma floridae strain S238N-H82 chromosome 13, Bfl_VNyyK, whole genome shotgun sequence harbors:
- the LOC118429572 gene encoding uncharacterized protein LOC118429572 — its product is MGSPGLAVDGNRSPQRASRFCTKTSQEDDPYWYVDLGYSVTVDHVTIVNRQDSLIEKITPFDLHVGDSTDVTRNPMCGGHHRFCLTDTEHVVRCGGMSGRYVGIRLPGKKRTLSLCEVEVYAATNIAWGKPTVQSDVAFNGVASRATDGCRDPDWNSACCTSTPAQSNPWLRVDLGTEVSVRWVVIINRQDRTGRRLNRFELYIGNEERVKRNQPCGSVIYIPTNKNKIATNCNGQRGRYVGIFLPGNSRTLSLCEVEVYEGTVTRKRTSEVRGTEGQDCGEHQAGDTWLSDDGEENCICEMNQTVCYEVICGEEGQDKPFQGKGGLWTCPEPAAEEEESGTVTGKRTSEVRGTEGQDCGEHQQGDTWLSDDGEENCICEMNQTVCYEVICGESGEDKPFLGKDGLWTCPEPAAEEEESG